Part of the Micropterus dolomieu isolate WLL.071019.BEF.003 ecotype Adirondacks linkage group LG22, ASM2129224v1, whole genome shotgun sequence genome is shown below.
CCCCAGAGCGTTCAGGAAAATCAATCTTCCGCTCTGCTCCTGCTTATTCTTTATCTGGGAGGAGCAAAGAAGGCTGCAATAACCAAACACCAGGTAAAACATTGTGTCAACTTTATTTAAGCTGTGGATTGAGAAGAATATAAACTTCACCTTTCGCTCATACTGCAGGTCCAGCCTCCTACAGTCTGCCCCCTGTGCTGGGGCACAAAACTGTGGCCACATCTGCAGCTCCCACATACTCACTCTGTGGTCGCAGCAAAATTGGAAGCTTCCATGAGGACCTAAGGAAGGTACATATCCATAATAAAACTTTTTCCATAAAGAAATCTAGAAATCCTGTGATTTACTTTTGTTCTCTATATTTTTGTTTGCCCTCCAGACTCCTGGTCCTGCTGCCTACAAAGTTGTGGATCCTTGTACTTACAGGCAAAAACCTCCCCAGTATAGCATGACAGGCCGCAACTTCTCACCTGGTGAAACCACAAAGAAACCAGGACCTGGTGCATACTATCCAGAGCGGGTAAGAAACCTCATTATGTCTTATTTGATCATCACAAAGTATTGTACATTTTGTCCATTCACTGACATTTGTCTCTTCGTAGGTGACCTTCACAAGAGCAAAAGCTCCAAGCTTCTCGTTTGGACTGCGTCACTCGCAGTTCATCTCACCCCTTATTGTAGATGTGCCAGAGTTATAGCCCCCTTCGTATTGGTACTTGTCACCTTGTCAGGGTTATAACCACTTTCAagtaactgaataaaaaaaagtcaccaAACAGCAAGAATTTGCGTCAGGACTTGAAAATTGCTGTTTATGT
Proteins encoded:
- the odf3b gene encoding outer dense fiber protein 3-B; this translates as MASTEPWVGTWRPHKPRGPIAALYGSPGPKYALPGLTGISKHDPTKYKAPMFSFGTRHDQATADCSPGPKYLVPSNITREGRDGTPAFSLHSRPKEPGLFQAPGPGNYSPERSGKSIFRSAPAYSLSGRSKEGCNNQTPGPASYSLPPVLGHKTVATSAAPTYSLCGRSKIGSFHEDLRKTPGPAAYKVVDPCTYRQKPPQYSMTGRNFSPGETTKKPGPGAYYPERVTFTRAKAPSFSFGLRHSQFISPLIVDVPEL